TGGGTCTTAAAGTCGATGCGCTTAATAACAGAATTGATTTAGCTCCCGGAATACCTGCCGACTGGGATACTTTGAAAGTTGAGAGAATAAGGATCGGTAAAAATTTTCTCAATTTCACAATGAAAAAGGAGAAGGGAAAAACAACATACAGATTCAGCACTGATACTTCTGAACCGGTAGCTGTTGGATTCAGGCCATTATTCCCATCAGGAACAAAATTTAATTCAGCGCTTCTGAATGACGAACCGGAGAAAATTAATCTGGTTGACGGAGGAAATATAAATTTCTCGTTCAATTTAAGTAACCTGGCAACACTCGAACTTCTTCACGAAGGAGGAATTTCCGTTTTACCAAAGGTCATTATTCCAAAGCCCGGATCATTTTCGGAAGGATTGAGAATTCTTAATGAAAGAGTTGAAGAAGATAATTATATTGTAACAGTTCAGGGATTGAGCGGAAGCACAGGGGAACTGGAAGTTATTCGCGAAAACGGGAAGGAGATAATTTCTGTCCGGTTTGAATCCGGTTCCGGAAAGTATGCTAATAAAGAGATTAAATTGAAATACTGAAATAATATTTTATGAAAGGGATATAAAGTGGAAGGGCAGGAATTAAACCACTTGAAATCGCAGCTTATCTGGCGTAAGGAAAAAATTCAGAAGGCAATTTCCGGTCAGATTGTCCCGATGCATCTCGTTAACCTTCTTAAAGAAGTCGACTCCGCACTGGAGAGAATTGACAACGGTACTTTCGGACTTTGTGTTGTGTGCAACGATCCAATTGAACCGGAGCGCCTGATTGTAGATCCCCTTACAAGAGTCTGCCTGGATCACCTGAGCAGTAATCAGCAGAAGGAGCTGGAGGAGGATCTCACCGTAGCAACTCATATTCAGAAAGCAATGCTTCCTAAAAACAACCGCCGTCTCAAAGGTTTTGAGGTCTATTATCACTACGACGCCGCAGGAGCTGTTAGCGGCGATTACTGCGACGTGATTGATCCCGGATCTGAAAGCAATTCACTCTATTTTATTCTGGGGGATGTATCCGGGAAGGGGATTGCCGCATCGATGCTAATGACTCATCTCAGGGCAATGTTTCAGAGTCTGGTTCCTCTTGGTATCGGAATCGCGAGTCTGATGGCTAGGGCCAGCCGGCTCCTCTGCGAGAGCACTACTTCCTATCACTATGCGACGCTGTTGTGTGTTAAAGCCAATATGGATGGAAAAACCGAAATCTGTAATGCAGGTCATTGTCCGCCCCTGTTTATCAGCAGCGACAGGATCTCCCGACTGGATTCAAATGGTATGCCGATCGGAATTTTTTGCGAATCTGAATATACTATGACAAACTTCAGTCTTAAATCCGGCGAAATGATACTTCTCTACTCAGACGGATTAACCGAAGCGATGAAAGGAGATAATCTCTACGGTATGGAAAGGCTCGAAGAATTTGCTGCCGCAAACAGGAATCTGCCCCCGTCCGAATTTGTAAAAAGATTGGTGAGTGATCTTCACAATTTTCTCGACGGCGATCCGAGAAAAGATGATCTGACAATAATGTCAATCAAAAAAATATAGTTTCTTTTACTGATGATTGGACAGACCGGTGTATTGCTACTCATTATTCATTAAGACCGATTAATAATCCTTTTCTGTAATTAAATACGGATTTATGAAGAGTCTATAAAAAACGAGTACAAATAGTCGACATCACTTTTTGAAATACATATATTTGCCCGAACTAAATTGAGAGATCATGTTTATCGAAAAAGAAAACAGGCCGGACCCCGTTATTGAAAAAGAGAAAATCCTTCAGCTTGAAGAATATATAAAACAGAATATTCCCTTAACCGGTTTTATGAATTTCAGCATATCTGAACTTTCCAAATTATCTATAAAGTTGACTGCCCCGCTTAAACCGAACGATAATCATTACGGAACCGTCTTCGGCGGAAGCCTGGCAATCCTTGGTATCCTGGCAGGGTGGGGACTCCTTCATTACAACATGATAGATGAAAAGATCAAAGGAACCATAGTGATTAAAGAAGGAAAGATGAAGTTTCTTCGTCCGGCTCTTAAGGAATTTGAAGCTGTAAATAATTCGCTTACAGAAGCCGACTGGATTAGTTTTAAAAAGTGTCTTTCTGTGGAAGGAAGGTCCAAAATTAAAATGCAGTCCTACCTTTATTCGGAAGGAAAACTTGTAGGGGTTCACGACGGAATCTACGTAGCCCTTTCCTCACCGTTAAAATAATTATTAGCCGGATCCGGTTGATAAAAATTTACTGTAGAGAAATATTTAAACCGGAGGCCCATTCATTTTGTCAATTATTCAAACTGAAGAAAAAAAATCATTTCTTCCCCCCTCCCCCTTAAGCCTGCCGCGTTGAAACGCGGCGGGCTTATTTATAAAATGGTTGTATCTCCGAAATTATTTTGTTTATTCATTTTTACTTAATTTTCAACGTACATAATATTATTAGTCTATAATGGCAGAAATTCTCAAGGATCAAAATAAATCACGAGTCCTGGCAAAAATCGCTGGTTTGCCTAACCGTATTTATCACCTTTTTTTAGGGACGGATTACACTGCTTTTACATTTCTCTCAATTATTACCGGTGCTGTGGTTGGATTTGCTACAGTCCTATTCCACCACTCAATAGAATTCTTTAATGAAGTATTTTTT
This Melioribacteraceae bacterium DNA region includes the following protein-coding sequences:
- a CDS encoding SpoIIE family protein phosphatase produces the protein MEGQELNHLKSQLIWRKEKIQKAISGQIVPMHLVNLLKEVDSALERIDNGTFGLCVVCNDPIEPERLIVDPLTRVCLDHLSSNQQKELEEDLTVATHIQKAMLPKNNRRLKGFEVYYHYDAAGAVSGDYCDVIDPGSESNSLYFILGDVSGKGIAASMLMTHLRAMFQSLVPLGIGIASLMARASRLLCESTTSYHYATLLCVKANMDGKTEICNAGHCPPLFISSDRISRLDSNGMPIGIFCESEYTMTNFSLKSGEMILLYSDGLTEAMKGDNLYGMERLEEFAAANRNLPPSEFVKRLVSDLHNFLDGDPRKDDLTIMSIKKI
- a CDS encoding YiiD C-terminal domain-containing protein, yielding MFIEKENRPDPVIEKEKILQLEEYIKQNIPLTGFMNFSISELSKLSIKLTAPLKPNDNHYGTVFGGSLAILGILAGWGLLHYNMIDEKIKGTIVIKEGKMKFLRPALKEFEAVNNSLTEADWISFKKCLSVEGRSKIKMQSYLYSEGKLVGVHDGIYVALSSPLK